In a single window of the Osmerus eperlanus chromosome 4, fOsmEpe2.1, whole genome shotgun sequence genome:
- the LOC134018832 gene encoding rabenosyn-5, with amino-acid sequence MASSYPPPFEGTGEVKEGFLCPLCLKDLQSFYQLQDHYEEEHSGDDRHVRGQLKSLVQKAKKAKDKFLKKDGEDRPETGSYESFYYGGVDPYMWEPQELGATRSHLDLFKKHRAARIDHYVIEVNKLIIRLEKLTSFDRTNTDAGKIRAIEKSVVSWVNDSDVPFCPDCGNKFNMRNRRHHCRLCGSIMCRKCMEFVPLPLAFKLTSGTREALCAPGSPGQSQSPPTGGGGSAHGSRRGSISSLSSVSSMLEEKDDDRIRCCHHCMDTLLKRQQKLEEKDHVPDIVKLYERLRLCMDKVDEKAPEYIRMAESLNAGETTYNLDTAGGLRMEVQKYYELIDALSKRILTLGMKEEPAPHPKTLQLQRMVRYTATLFVQEKLLGLMSLPTKEKYGELKERRKQEQEKRLQQERVVAQEAQKRRQESERNRPTPSTNGEAPQPPRAPRMTKAAGWLPSSDSLHTRELEDPLLQQIDNIQSFLRQARAAQRADEAAMLEENLRQLQDEYDQQQTSLAIALSQRLAQEESLQQGELQRLEDREREERVLRAQAPASSQPSYTYTWESSLDLNQLGHSHGQREEGEEEEQEEEEEEEEEELTPKAEGSPSSVRSFPALTGQEESPPRLRSLGGQVTPPSGDGQNITSLNPFEEEDSTPIEEDPSNPFFEEIQKEHKGVANGRKDYNPFEEEVEEGGVVQGQSGEAPGNPFEEVDDAGNPFKEASGSSLGASTNPFEGADNEVLPDVDVIEEELLLQQIDNIRAYIFDAKLNGRLDEVELLSDNLRELQRTLQEQKKKTH; translated from the exons ATGGCCTCCAGCTACCCGCCCCCCTTCGAGGGCACAGGGGAGGTAAAGGAGGGCTTCCTGTGCCCACTGTGCCTGAAAGATCTGCAGTCTTTCTACCAGCTTCAGGACCACTATGAGGAGGAGCATTCTGGGGATGACCGTCACGTCAGGGGCCAGCTGAAAA GTCTTGTCCAGAAGGCAAAGAAAGCCAAAGACAAGTTTCtaaagaaggatggagaggacaGGCCTGAGACGGGCAGTTATGAGTCTTTCTACTATGGTGGAGTGGACCCATACATGTGGGAGCCTCAGGAgctgg GAGCGACCAGAAGTCACCTGGACCTCTTTAAGAAGCACCGGGCTGCCAGGATCGACCACTACGTCATTGAAGTCAACAAGCTCATCATCAGACTGGAAAAG TTGACATCTTTTGACAGGACAAACACGGATGCAGGCAAGATCAGAG caaTAGAAAAGTCTGTTGTGTCGTGGGTGAATGATTCAGACGTACCATTCTGTCCTGACTGTGGGAATAAATTCAACATGCGCAACAGGCGTCACCACTGCCGCCTCTGTGGATCCATCATGTGTCGGAAGTGCATGGAGTTTGTTCCTCTGCCACTGGCTT tCAAGCTGACGAGCGGGACCCGGGAGGCTCTCTGTGCCCCTGGCAGCCCCGGGCAGTCCCAGTCCCCTCCAACAGGCGGCGGCGGCAGTGCACACGGCTCCAGGAGAGGCAGCATCAGCAGCCTGAGCAGCGTCAGCTCCatgctggaggagaaggacgaCGACAGGATCCGCTGCTGCCACCACTGCATGGACACGCTGCTGAAGAGGcagcagaagctggaggagaaggaccaCGTGCCGGACATCGTCAAGCTCTACGAG AGGCTGAGGCTGTGCATGGACAAGGTGGATGAAAAGGCTCCAGAATACATCCGAATGGCAGAATCTCTCAA CGCTGGAGAGACCACCTACAACCTGGACACGGCCGGggggctgaggatggaggttCAGAAATACTATGAACTCATCGACGCACTAAG TAAGAGGATCCTGACCCTGGGGATGAAGGAGGAGCCAGCACCCCATCCCAAGACCCTGCAGCTCCAGAGGATGGTCCGCTACACAGCCACCCTGTTTGTCCAG GAGAAGCTGCTGGGTCTGATGTCTCTGCCCACCAAGGAGAAGTACGGGgagctgaaggagaggagaaagcaggagcaggagaagagactCCAGCAGGAGAGAGTG GTGGCTCAGGAGGCCcagaagaggaggcaggagtcagagaggaaccGTCCAACACCCAGCACCAACGGAGAGGCTCCACagccccccagggccccccgcATGACCAAGGCTGCGGGCTGGCTGCCCTCGTCCGACTCCCTCCACACGCGCGAGCTGGAGGACCCCCTGCTGCAGCAGATCGACAACATCCAGTCGTTCCTGCGGCAGGCGCGGGCAGCTCAGCGGGCGGACGAGGCGGCCATGCTGGAGGAGAACCTGCGGCAGCTGCAGGACGAGTACGACCAGCAGCAAACCAGCCTGGCCATCGCCCTCTCGCAGAGGCTGGCCCAGGAGGAGAGCCTGCAGCAGGGAGAGCTGCAGCGCCTGGAGGACAGGgaacgggaggagagggtgctCAGAGCCCAGGCTCCGGCCTCCAGCCAGCCTTCCTACACCTACACCTGGGAAAGCTCTCTTGACTTAAACCAGCTGGGCCATTCCCATGgccagagagaagaaggggaggaagaggagcaggaagaggaggaagaggaggaggaggaggagttaacTCCCAAGGCGGAGGGAAGCCCATCCTCTGTGAGGTCTTTCCCTGCCCTGACTGGTCAGGAGGAGTCACCCCCAAGGCTGAGGAGTTTAGGAGGGCAGGTGACACCCCCTAGTGGAGATGGACAGAACATCACCTCCCTCAATCCCTTTGAGGAGGAGGACTCCACCCCCATAGAGGAAGATCCGTCCAATCCCTTCTTTGAGGAGATCCAGAAGGAGCACAAAGGGGTGGCTAATGGCAGGAAGGACTACAACCCttttgaggaggaggtggaggagggaggggtggttcAGGGGCAGTCAGGGGAAGCACCTGGTAACCCATTTGAAGAGGTGGACGATGCAGGTAATCCCTTCAAAGAGGCTTCCGGGAGTTCTCTTGGAGCCTCGACCAATCCCTTCGAGGGGGCGGACAACGAGGTCCTACCAGACGTGGACGTGATcgaggaggagctgctgctgcagcagaTTGACAACATTCGAGCGTACATCTTCGACGCCAAGCTCAACGGCCGCCTGGACGAGGTGGAGCTGCTGTCTGACAACCTGAGAGAGCTACAGCGCACCCTGCAGGAACAGAAGAAaaagacacactga
- the mrps25 gene encoding 28S ribosomal protein S25, mitochondrial — MPMKGRFPIRRTLEYLQKGELVLKNRVKIMSVNYNTSGELSEGARKFVFFNVPQIQYKNPWVQIVMFKNMTPSPFLKFYLDDGEQVLVDVEGKDFKHITQHVKKILGKTEEVLQMETLAKMEASNPANFGPKKYCLKECICEVEGQVPCPGTTPLPQEMTGKYRIKMAAAQD; from the exons ATGCCTATGAAAGGACGGTTTCCCATCAGACGAACATTAGAATACCTCCAGAAAGGTGAACTTGTCTTAAAAAACAGAGTCAAGATTATGTCGGTAAATTACAACACAAGCGGAGAGCTCAGCGAAGGAGCAAG AAAGTTCGTGTTCTTCAATGTACCGCAAATACAGTACAAAAATCCTTGGGTCCAAATCGTTATGTTCAAGAACATGACACCGTCCCCTTTCTTGAAATTCTACTTGG ATGATGGTGAGCAGGTGCTAGTGGATGTGGAGGGGAAGGACTTTAAACACATCACCCAGCATGTGAAGAAGATTCTTGGCAAGACAGA AGAAGTCTTGCAGATGGAGACTCTTGCCAAAATGGAAGCTTCTAATCCAGCCAATTTTGGGCCCAAGAAATACTGCCTGAAGGAGTGCATCTGTGAAGTTGAAGGCCAAGTACCCTGCCCAGGCACCACACCTCTGCCCCAAGAGATGACAGGGAAGTACCGCATCAAGATGGCAGCTGCACAGGACTGA